Proteins found in one Triticum urartu cultivar G1812 chromosome 4, Tu2.1, whole genome shotgun sequence genomic segment:
- the LOC125550416 gene encoding receptor protein kinase TMK1 has protein sequence MQSPTASTARRRRPGRAAGVVLALAVLLSAVGAAAAAGGPASPQDAAAMQAVAKALGADKALSGWGTGDPCSWDGVTCDSGGRVTAVQVKNKGLTGTLAPEVRNLTALMRLELFNNSLTGPLPPLAGLDSLQILNIHHNGFTYIPDDFFKGLTALKEVYLDHNPFAAWPFPAGLADCVSLTNFSANSVNMTGTLPDFLGSMPSLQQLNLATNSLSGPVPPSLAAATSLEVLWLNGQKKGSPRFNGSISFVANMTKLTELWLHSNDFTGPLPDFSGLTSLSELDLRDNQLTGPVPASLVNLKSLKNVSLVNNLLQGPFPNFSSTVKAVVDGNKFCFNDAGKPCDPRVDLLLEVEAGFMYPAKLAAGWAGNDPCSYWPGVVCDSGKNITSLNFAKMGLNGSISPSIGKIATLQMLFLSNNNITGMVPKELAELPALRKVDLSYNNLYGKLPEFRKNVEVILDHNPNIGKDAPAPGPGGSSNDTKPGDGSGGSNKASSSTGVIVGSVVGAVAVLGLIAALGFYCYKRKQKPSGRVQSPHAMVIHPRHSGSDPDMVKITVAGGNANGGAATSEPYSQASSAPRDIHVVEAGNMVISIQVLRNVTNNFSQENILGRGGFGTVYKGELHDGTKIAVKRMESGVMGNKGLNEFKSEISVLTKVRHRNLVSLLGYCLDGNERILVYEYMPQGPVSQHLFEWKEHNLQPLEWKRRLSIALDVARGVEYLHSLAQQTFIHRDLKPSNILLGDDMKAKVADFGLVRLAPADGKCVSVETRLAGTFGYLAPEYAVTGRVTTKADVFSFGVILMELVTGRRALDDTQPEDSMHLVTWFRRMQLNNDTFQKAIDTTIELDEETLASVSTVAQLAGHCCAREPHQRPDMGHAVNVLSTLSEVWKPADPDSDDSYGIDLDMTLPQALKKWQAFEDSSHFDGATSSFLASLDNTQTSIPTRPPGFADSFTSADGR, from the exons ATGCAGTCCCCCACCGCGTCCaccgcgcggcggcggcggcccggcCGCGCCGCGGGCGTCGTTCTGGCCCTCGCCGTGCTCCTGTCGGCcgtcggcgcggcggcggcggcgggcggcccGGCCTCGCCGCAGGACGCCGCGGCGATGCAGGCGGTCGCCAAGGCGCTGGGCGCGGACAAGGCGCTCTCCGGATGGGGCACCGGCGACCCCTGCTCGTGGGACGGGGTGACCTGCGACTCCGGCGGCCGCGTCACCGCCGTCCAGGTCAAGAACAAAGGCCTGACGGGGACGCTGGCGCCCGAGGTCCGCAACCTCACCGCGCTCATGCGCCTCGAGCTCTTCAACAACAGCCTCACCGGCCCGCTCCCCCCGCTGGCCGGCCTCGACTCGCTCCAGATCCTCAACATCCACCACAACGGCTTCACCTACATCCCGGATGATTTCTTCAAGGGGCTCACCGCGCTCAAGGAGGTCTACCTCGACCACAACCCTTTCGCGGCGTGGCCGTTCCCGGCCGGCCTCGCCGACTGCGTCTCCCTCACCAACTTCTCCGCCAACAGCGTCAACATGACCGGGACGCTCCCGGACTTCCTCGGCTCGATGCCGTCCCTCCAGCAGCTCAATCTGGCAACCAACTCGCTGTCCGGGCCCGTGCCGCCGTCTCTCGCCGCCGCGACGTCCCTTGAGGTGCTCTGGCTCAACGGCCAGAAAAAAGGGAGCCCCCGCTTCAATGGCTCGATTAGCTTCGTCGCCAACATGACTAAGCTCACGGAGCTGTGGCTGCACTCCAACGACTTCACCGGCCCCTTGCCAGACTTCTCGGGGCTTACCAGCCTTTCTGAGTTGGATCTCCGCGACAACCAGCTCACCGGTCCGGTGCCAGCCAGTCTTGTCAACCTCAAGTCTCTGAAGAATGTGAGCCTGGTGAACAATTTGCTGCAGGGACCGTTCCCCAACTTCAGTTCCACAGTCAAAGCTGTAGTGGACGGTAATAAATTCTGCTTCAACGATGCCGGGAAGCCGTGTGATCCCCGTGTAGACCTGCTGCTGGAGGTAGAGGCTGGGTTCATGTACCCAGCGAAGCTCGCAGCTGGTTGGGCGGGGAACGACCCATGCAGTTATTGGCCGGGCGTTGTATGTGATAGTGGTAAGAACATCACATCGCTGAATTTTGCCAAAATGGGGCTTAACGGGAGCATCTCACCATCTATCGGGAAGATTGCCACACTTCAGATGCTATTTCTTTCAAACAACAACATTACTGGCATGGTGCCCAAGGAGCTCGCTGAGTTGCCAGCACTGAGAAAGGTCGATCTGTCATACAACAATCTATATGGGAAACTTCCTGAATTTCGCAAGAATGTGGAGGTGATACTTGATCACAACCCAAACATTGGCAAGGATGCTCCTGCGCCTGGACCAGGTGGCAGCAGCAATGACACTAAGCCTGGGGATGGAAGTGGTGGAAGCAACAAGGCTTCCTCTTCTACCGGCGTCATTGTTGGGTCAGTGGTTGGAGCTGTTGCTGTACTAGGCCTTATTGCTGCATTAGGATTCTATTGCTATAAGAGAAAGCAGAAGCCTTCCGGAAGGGTGCAGAGTCCACATGCTATGGTCATCCATCCCAGGCACTCAGGGTCAGATCCTGACATGGTAAAGATCACAGTTGCTGGGGGAAATGCCAATGGTGGTGCGGCCACGAGCGAGCCATATAGCCAGGCAAGCAGTGCCCCCCGTGATATCCATGTCGTTGAGGCTGGGAATATGGTCATTTCAATTCAAGTACTGCGTAATGTGACCAACAACTTCAGTCAGGAGAACATCCTTGGTCGTGGTGGGTTTGGCACTGTCTACAAGGGTGAGCTCCATGATGGTACAAAAATTGCTGTGAAGCGAATGGAGTCTGGTGTTATGGGCAACAAGGGGCTAAACGAGTTTAAATCAGAGATTTCTGTGCTGACCAAGGTCCGTCATCGGAACCTTGTGTCACTGCTTGGATACTGTCTTGATGGTAATGAGAGGATTCTTGTATACGAGTACATGCCACAGGGTCCAGTGAGCCAACACCTGTTTGAGTGGAAAGAACACAATTTGCAGCCGTTGGAATGGAAGAGGCGACTCAGCATTGCGCTTGATGTTGCAAGAGGTGTTGAGTACCtgcacagccttgctcagcaaaCGTTCATCCACAGAGACTTGAAACCATCAAATATACTTCTTGGTGATGACATGAAGGCCAAGGTGGCAGACTTTGGATTGGTGCGGCTTGCGCCAGCTGATGGGAAGTGTGTATCAGTAGAGACAAGGCTTGCTGGAACATTTGGATATCTTGCCCCCGAGTATGCAG TTACTGGACGCGTGACCACAAAAGCTGATGTCTTCAGCTTTGGTGTCATTTTGATGGAGCTGGTGACGGGACGCAGGGCGCTTGATGACACACAGCCTGAGGATAGCATGCACCTGGTTACATGGTTCCGGAGAATGCAGCTCAACAATGATACGTTCCAGAAGGCGATCGACACAACCATCGAGCTTGATGAGGAGACCTTAGCCAGCGTTAGCACGGTCGCACAGCTCGCGGGTCACTGCTGTGCTAGGGAACCACATCAGAGGCCCGACATGGGTCATGCCGTCAACGTGCTCTCTACTCTTTCGGAAGTGTGGAAACCCGCAGACCCAGATTCAGACGACAGTTACGGCATCGACCTGGACATGACGCTGCCTCAGGCGTTGAAGAAATGGCAGGCCTTTGAGGACAGCAGCCATTTCGACGGCGCGACCTCTTCGTTCCTGGCGAGCTTGGATAACACCCAGACCAGCATCCCGACGCGGCCTCCAGGGTTTGCTGATTCCTTCACCTCCGCCGACGGAAGATAA